Proteins encoded in a region of the Bacillus sp. T3 genome:
- a CDS encoding DUF6063 family protein, producing MNAETIKKASAIYFSLLKDKVIDEMSEHFQTYFDPEVRQTVLLLADESGTYIIESPKRIQLVVQPTGSVYATNFTHLKEKHKQVESKKHFHLMSMVIMSFLATIDRNQAAKIRTKREGISYYALERQVNDLIMNWDSILKTKPNFGDEERIDMKEMVTTWKYMEVDTDDYGIKKGNRRTRIGLIASSMRLLETEGLIVILDRDDIPKVIPKQELFERIEYLYHDYDRYELLKKLITPEEDEHAENPPY from the coding sequence ATGAATGCCGAAACTATTAAAAAAGCATCCGCTATCTATTTTTCTCTATTAAAAGATAAAGTTATCGATGAAATGAGCGAACACTTCCAGACCTATTTTGATCCGGAAGTGAGACAGACTGTTCTTTTATTAGCAGACGAATCAGGTACATATATCATTGAATCGCCAAAACGGATTCAATTAGTTGTTCAGCCGACCGGTTCGGTCTATGCGACAAATTTTACCCATTTGAAAGAAAAGCATAAGCAGGTGGAATCAAAAAAACACTTTCATCTAATGAGCATGGTAATTATGTCTTTTTTAGCAACCATCGATCGCAACCAGGCCGCAAAAATCAGGACAAAGCGGGAAGGAATCAGTTACTACGCATTAGAACGTCAGGTCAACGATCTTATCATGAACTGGGATAGTATTCTGAAAACGAAACCTAATTTCGGCGATGAAGAACGGATCGATATGAAGGAAATGGTGACAACCTGGAAGTATATGGAGGTTGACACCGATGACTATGGAATCAAAAAAGGTAATAGACGAACCCGAATTGGTTTAATTGCCAGTAGCATGCGCTTATTAGAGACGGAAGGGTTGATCGTCATTCTAGATCGCGATGATATTCCGAAGGTGATTCCAAAACAAGAACTATTTGAGCGGATTGAATACCTGTATCATGATTATGATCGTTACGAATTATTAAAGAAACTAATAACACCAGAGGAGGATGAGCATGCCGAAAATCCACCGTATTAG